A DNA window from Thermosynechococcaceae cyanobacterium Okahandja contains the following coding sequences:
- the recG gene encoding ATP-dependent DNA helicase RecG, whose product MSLDWPRLQRALAVETERGFCNLQGNAYRFSEYLHKELSGAPLHALPSHVRDRWQETAAAYADYASLSPPERQHLVVKTRQLLHDVHKQLNKPLNAAPRLKDWQQPLKRISGIGDRTAERLAKLGLYTLADLIYYFPRDYLDYARQVAIHELVPGETVTLVGKVRRCNCFTSPRNAKLTILEIVLQDGSGQIRLSRFYAGSRYAQRGWQEQQKRLYAPQTIVAASGLVKASKYGLTLEDPDLEVLEHAGAEMASLTVGRIVPVYPLTEGISPGLMRQAVDRVLPLLAGYPDPMPADIIRAYGLIDLETALRQIHFPQDRDCLAQARRRLIFDEFFYLQLSLLQRRRQHQQRPSVPLRSQGELIDRFYRQLPFQLTGAQQRVVAEILADLEQPIPMNRLVQGDVGSGKTVVAVIALLAALQSGYQAALMAPTEVLAEQHYRKLLEWLTPLHLPVELLTGSVRAAKRRQILAQLATGELPLLVGTHALIQEGVTFAHLGLVVIDEQHRFGVAQRAKLQAKGVLPHVLTMTATPIPRTLALTLHGDLEVSQIDELPPGRQPIQTTVLGRGDRPHAYDLIRREVAQGRQAYIILPLVEESEKLDLKSAIAEHERLQNDIFPNFRVGLLHGRMGAAEKDTAIQAFAQGQLDILVATTVVEVGVDVPNATVMLIEHAERFGLSQLHQLRGRVGRGQHQSFCILLNSSRSDAAKQRLSVLAQSQDGFFIAEMDLRLRGPGEVLGTRQSGLPDFALASLVEDQDCLEQARQAAADLLAKDPDLQAYPLLQTTLQQRRDRLLGDIMN is encoded by the coding sequence GTGTCACTGGATTGGCCACGCCTACAGCGCGCCCTTGCGGTTGAAACAGAGCGGGGGTTTTGCAACTTGCAAGGTAATGCCTATCGCTTTAGTGAGTATTTACACAAAGAACTCAGTGGGGCACCCCTGCACGCTCTACCCAGCCATGTGCGCGATCGCTGGCAAGAGACGGCTGCCGCCTATGCCGATTATGCCAGCCTTTCCCCCCCCGAGCGGCAGCACCTTGTGGTAAAAACCCGCCAACTGCTGCACGATGTCCACAAACAATTAAATAAGCCGTTAAACGCCGCACCCCGACTGAAGGACTGGCAGCAGCCCCTCAAACGCATCTCCGGCATTGGCGATCGCACCGCAGAGCGCTTGGCCAAGCTCGGCCTCTATACCCTTGCGGATCTCATTTACTACTTTCCCCGCGACTACCTTGACTATGCCCGTCAGGTGGCCATTCACGAGCTAGTGCCCGGCGAAACCGTGACCCTTGTGGGCAAGGTGCGCCGCTGCAACTGTTTTACCAGCCCCCGCAATGCTAAGCTCACCATCCTTGAGATTGTGCTGCAAGATGGTAGTGGCCAAATTCGCCTCAGTCGCTTTTATGCGGGTTCCCGCTATGCCCAACGGGGCTGGCAAGAGCAGCAAAAACGGCTGTACGCCCCCCAAACTATTGTGGCAGCCTCCGGCTTGGTGAAAGCCAGCAAATACGGCTTAACCCTCGAAGATCCAGACTTAGAAGTACTCGAACACGCAGGTGCGGAGATGGCGTCGCTAACGGTGGGGCGGATTGTCCCGGTGTATCCCCTCACCGAGGGCATCTCCCCCGGCCTGATGCGGCAAGCGGTGGATCGGGTGCTGCCGCTCCTTGCCGGGTACCCGGATCCCATGCCTGCCGACATCATCCGTGCCTATGGCTTAATTGACCTAGAAACGGCGCTGCGGCAGATTCATTTCCCCCAAGATCGCGACTGCTTAGCGCAGGCTCGGCGCCGCTTAATTTTTGATGAATTCTTTTACTTGCAGCTAAGCCTACTGCAACGCCGCCGCCAACACCAGCAGCGACCCAGTGTCCCCCTCAGATCCCAAGGGGAACTCATTGACCGCTTTTACCGGCAATTGCCCTTTCAACTCACCGGCGCTCAGCAGCGGGTTGTGGCCGAAATCCTCGCAGATCTCGAGCAGCCCATTCCCATGAACCGCCTTGTTCAAGGGGATGTCGGTTCCGGCAAAACCGTCGTAGCTGTCATTGCCCTGTTGGCGGCACTTCAGTCCGGCTATCAGGCGGCGCTAATGGCTCCCACCGAGGTGCTGGCCGAGCAGCACTACCGCAAACTCCTCGAATGGCTGACCCCCCTGCACCTGCCCGTGGAATTGCTGACGGGGTCGGTGCGCGCGGCCAAACGGCGGCAGATTCTCGCCCAGTTGGCCACGGGAGAGTTACCCCTGCTGGTGGGCACCCATGCCCTGATTCAAGAGGGCGTGACCTTTGCCCACCTAGGGCTGGTGGTGATTGATGAGCAGCATCGCTTTGGTGTGGCTCAGCGGGCCAAACTGCAAGCTAAGGGAGTTCTCCCCCACGTATTGACAATGACGGCGACTCCTATTCCCCGCACCTTGGCCTTGACCCTCCACGGTGATCTGGAGGTGAGCCAAATTGATGAGTTGCCCCCGGGTCGCCAACCCATTCAAACCACGGTTCTCGGACGGGGCGATCGCCCCCATGCCTACGATCTCATCCGGCGCGAAGTCGCCCAAGGCCGCCAAGCCTACATTATTTTGCCCCTTGTGGAAGAATCCGAAAAACTGGATCTCAAATCCGCGATCGCCGAGCACGAACGGCTCCAGAACGACATTTTCCCCAACTTTCGGGTGGGACTGCTCCATGGCCGCATGGGTGCCGCGGAAAAAGATACCGCCATTCAAGCCTTTGCCCAAGGTCAACTGGATATTCTGGTGGCCACCACCGTTGTGGAAGTGGGCGTGGATGTTCCCAATGCCACCGTGATGCTGATTGAGCACGCCGAACGCTTTGGCCTCTCGCAACTCCATCAACTGCGGGGGCGGGTGGGACGCGGGCAACATCAATCCTTCTGTATCCTGCTCAACAGTTCCCGCAGCGATGCCGCTAAACAACGCTTAAGTGTCTTGGCCCAGTCCCAAGATGGCTTTTTTATTGCCGAGATGGATCTGCGGCTGCGGGGTCCCGGTGAGGTACTCGGCACCCGTCAATCAGGCCTGCCAGATTTTGCCCTCGCCAGTTTAGTGGAAGACCAAGACTGCTTAGAACAGGCACGACAGGCGGCGGCAGACCTCCTTGCTAAAGATCCCGATTTGCAGGCGTACCCCCTCCTGCAGACCACCCTCCAACAGCGGCGCGATCGCCTCCTAGGTGACATCATGAATTAA
- the ftsH2 gene encoding ATP-dependent zinc metalloprotease FtsH2, with product MKVSWKTILLWSIPLLLVGILIWQGASSVMLSQSQPPLNTASTRMSYGRFLSYLEAGRISRVDIFDNGRTAIVDVSDPELVNGRPLRVRVDMPGTSPEIISKLREQHVELDVHPARNDGAIWGLLGNLLFPVLLIGGLFFLFRRSSNVPGGPGQAMNFGKSRARFQMEAKTGVMFDDVAGVDEAKEELQEVVTFLKKPEKFTAVGARIPKGVLLVGPPGTGKTMLAKAIAGEAGVPFFSISGSEFVEMFVGVGASRVRDLFKKAKENAPCLIFIDEIDAVGRQRGAGIGGGNDEREQTLNQLLTEMDGFEGNTGIIIIAATNRPDVLDAALLRPGRFDRQVIVDAPDIKGRLSILKVHARNKKLAPEVSLETIARRTPGFTGADLANLLNEAAILTARRRKPAITMLEIDDAVDRVVAGMEGTPLIDGKSKRLIAYHEVGHAIVGTLLKDHDPVQKVTLVPRGQARGLTWFMPSEDSGLISRSQLMARMAGALGGRAAEYVVFGDAEVTTGASNDLQQVTAMARQMVTRFGMSDLGPLSLETQNGEVFLGRDLVSRSEYSEEIAARIDAQVRELVQHSYELAIKLIREHRVVIDRLVDLLVEKETIDGEEFRQIVAEYTVVPDKERFVPQL from the coding sequence ATGAAAGTCTCTTGGAAAACCATTCTTCTTTGGTCAATCCCACTGCTCTTGGTGGGCATATTGATTTGGCAGGGGGCTAGCAGCGTTATGCTCAGCCAAAGCCAGCCACCCCTGAACACCGCCAGCACCCGCATGAGCTATGGTCGGTTTCTCAGCTATCTGGAGGCGGGTCGCATTAGCCGCGTCGATATTTTTGATAATGGCCGCACGGCCATCGTCGATGTCTCAGATCCAGAACTCGTGAATGGGCGACCCTTACGGGTTCGTGTTGATATGCCCGGCACCTCGCCTGAAATCATTAGCAAACTCAGGGAGCAGCACGTTGAGTTAGATGTGCATCCCGCCCGTAACGACGGTGCCATTTGGGGGCTACTGGGCAATCTGCTGTTTCCCGTCCTGCTCATTGGCGGCCTCTTTTTCCTCTTCCGCCGCTCCAGCAATGTTCCAGGCGGCCCGGGGCAGGCTATGAACTTTGGCAAATCCCGGGCACGGTTTCAGATGGAAGCCAAAACTGGCGTAATGTTTGACGATGTGGCGGGGGTGGATGAAGCAAAAGAAGAACTCCAAGAAGTGGTCACCTTCCTCAAAAAACCGGAAAAATTTACCGCCGTGGGGGCGCGCATTCCCAAGGGGGTGCTGTTGGTAGGCCCCCCAGGAACCGGCAAAACGATGCTGGCCAAAGCCATTGCCGGCGAAGCGGGCGTACCTTTCTTCTCAATCTCCGGCTCCGAGTTTGTGGAGATGTTTGTTGGGGTGGGAGCCTCGCGGGTGCGGGACCTCTTTAAGAAAGCCAAAGAAAATGCGCCCTGCCTCATTTTTATTGATGAGATTGATGCTGTGGGTCGCCAGCGCGGTGCCGGGATTGGTGGCGGCAACGACGAGCGGGAGCAAACCCTCAACCAACTACTTACGGAAATGGATGGCTTTGAGGGCAACACGGGCATCATCATTATTGCGGCCACCAACCGTCCCGATGTCTTGGATGCGGCGCTGCTACGACCCGGGCGTTTTGATCGTCAGGTGATTGTGGATGCCCCCGACATCAAAGGCCGTCTCTCGATTCTTAAGGTGCACGCCCGCAACAAAAAACTGGCACCGGAAGTATCCCTTGAAACCATTGCCCGTCGCACCCCCGGCTTTACCGGAGCCGACTTGGCCAACCTGCTCAACGAAGCTGCCATCCTGACGGCGCGCCGTCGTAAACCCGCCATCACCATGCTGGAAATTGACGATGCGGTGGATCGGGTCGTGGCCGGGATGGAAGGCACCCCCCTCATTGACGGCAAAAGTAAGCGCCTAATTGCCTACCACGAGGTGGGGCACGCCATTGTGGGCACCCTACTCAAAGATCACGATCCGGTGCAGAAGGTGACGCTTGTGCCTCGGGGTCAAGCCCGTGGTCTGACGTGGTTCATGCCCTCGGAAGATTCCGGCCTAATTTCGCGATCGCAACTGATGGCGCGCATGGCCGGTGCTCTGGGGGGGCGTGCCGCTGAATACGTGGTCTTTGGCGATGCGGAAGTTACCACCGGTGCCAGCAACGATCTGCAACAGGTGACGGCGATGGCACGGCAGATGGTCACCCGCTTTGGCATGTCTGATCTGGGGCCACTGTCTCTTGAAACCCAAAACGGCGAAGTCTTTCTGGGGCGGGACTTGGTTTCCCGCTCGGAATACTCCGAAGAAATTGCCGCGCGTATTGATGCTCAGGTGCGCGAACTGGTGCAGCACAGCTACGAGTTAGCCATCAAGCTGATCCGTGAGCATCGGGTGGTCATTGATCGGCTGGTGGATTTACTAGTGGAAAAAGAAACCATTGACGGTGAAGAGTTCCGGCAAATTGTTGCTGAGTACACCGTCGTTCCCGATAAGGAACGCTTTGTTCCCCAGCTTTAG
- a CDS encoding Tab2/Atab2 family RNA-binding protein: MACWQVDFYRRPLQTPTGIPLWELVICDPEQQFYYTTFCPEPLATASWLSQALANCGQPLPDRVQVFRPQSLGLLEVACQSLNVPLEATRRTRALKEFLRQRAAIYPTLETYTGAAYDPLVIEQPPPLPLPDDIWGDYWQFAAITPGELSQLMQYPLRILSFEMDMLPEALGLSTNCPIPGIILYGGRKSLKLARWFQEQSPYRLEFIRGEPCGVILHSGLRDRWVFLTFVNAEIAAAGDVFRERLTQSQGLHFLLIQPAENDTTYTALWLLHPLEGYTEGLRGG; this comes from the coding sequence ATGGCTTGCTGGCAAGTTGACTTCTATCGCCGCCCGCTGCAAACGCCGACCGGGATTCCCCTGTGGGAGTTAGTGATCTGTGATCCAGAGCAGCAATTTTACTACACTACTTTTTGCCCCGAGCCGTTGGCCACCGCTTCGTGGCTGAGCCAAGCCTTAGCCAATTGCGGCCAGCCCTTGCCGGATCGGGTGCAGGTGTTTCGGCCTCAAAGTTTGGGATTGCTGGAGGTTGCGTGTCAGTCCTTAAATGTCCCCCTAGAAGCCACCCGCCGCACCCGTGCCCTGAAGGAATTTTTGCGCCAGCGAGCCGCCATCTACCCCACCCTCGAAACCTACACTGGTGCCGCTTACGATCCCTTGGTAATTGAGCAACCACCACCGCTGCCCCTGCCGGATGATATTTGGGGAGATTACTGGCAATTTGCCGCCATTACCCCCGGCGAGCTGAGCCAACTCATGCAGTACCCACTGCGCATTCTCTCCTTTGAGATGGATATGCTGCCGGAGGCGCTCGGTCTAAGTACGAACTGCCCCATTCCCGGCATCATTCTTTACGGTGGTCGCAAGTCGCTGAAGTTGGCGCGGTGGTTTCAGGAGCAATCTCCCTATCGGCTGGAGTTCATTCGCGGTGAACCCTGCGGTGTTATCCTCCACAGTGGCCTGCGCGATCGCTGGGTCTTTTTAACCTTTGTTAACGCCGAAATTGCGGCGGCGGGCGATGTTTTTCGGGAACGCCTAACCCAGAGTCAAGGCTTGCACTTTTTGCTCATCCAGCCGGCTGAAAACGATACCACCTATACGGCGCTCTGGCTGCTGCATCCCCTTGAGGGTTACACTGAAGGGTTACGGGGAGGGTGA